One region of Fibrobacter sp. UWH6 genomic DNA includes:
- a CDS encoding ATP-binding protein, with amino-acid sequence MKEKDDNFSRLINDDKILYIPAMRIVTLVFAIICTMFIAVNIMQKEPLIAAINGGIAFIMFFSYFTIIRFDSLKVATPVTMLMLTVLIITYIINGGHEGFGVMWVVLVPVIALYCFHTKLAVGFPLFIGAILAIAFFTPVFEYCYQYQESVRVRLPFIYTAEVAIAILLKRNINLNKKYMNHLLRQNIQYKEKAEAASKAKSDFLANMSHEIRTPINAILGNDELILRESQEPDSLEYAKNIKTSSKALLSLINDILDFSKIESGKLNIIPTEYNLGILVKDSFNLIANRAESKGLELRTDVEQAAPSVLLGDEPRIRQICSNLLTNAIKYTKSGSVTLRVYTTIGEKDWINLIIEVQDTGVGISENNLKYLFDSFSRIDERLHRNIEGTGLGLAITKQLVELMNGTIQVESIAGRGSTFKVSLPQKIVSATPVGDINVSVQEEEPTYHEEFHAPNAHILVVDDVSMNLKVFSGLLKKTQMQIDTAVSGEECLKMVREKQYDLIFLDHMMPKMDGVETFRLMRSLDNMNPNTPVVMLTANALEGAREQYLSEGFVDYLSKPIHADQLEKMVLKYLPKNLICRV; translated from the coding sequence ATGAAGGAAAAAGACGACAATTTTTCAAGACTGATTAACGACGATAAAATCCTGTACATTCCCGCAATGAGGATTGTGACATTGGTTTTCGCCATAATCTGCACCATGTTCATCGCGGTGAACATCATGCAAAAAGAGCCCCTGATCGCCGCCATCAATGGTGGTATCGCGTTCATCATGTTCTTCAGCTACTTCACCATCATCCGTTTCGACTCCCTAAAAGTTGCAACCCCCGTCACGATGCTGATGCTGACCGTCCTGATTATCACCTACATCATCAATGGCGGTCACGAAGGTTTCGGTGTCATGTGGGTGGTGCTAGTCCCTGTCATCGCCCTTTACTGTTTCCACACAAAGTTAGCGGTAGGCTTCCCTCTGTTCATCGGAGCCATCCTAGCCATAGCCTTTTTCACTCCAGTCTTTGAATACTGCTACCAGTACCAGGAATCTGTACGCGTCCGCCTCCCCTTCATTTACACAGCTGAAGTCGCCATAGCCATCTTGCTCAAGCGAAATATCAACTTGAACAAGAAATACATGAACCACCTGCTCCGCCAGAACATCCAATACAAGGAAAAGGCAGAAGCGGCCAGCAAGGCAAAGAGCGATTTTCTCGCAAACATGAGCCACGAGATTCGCACCCCCATTAACGCCATTCTGGGAAACGACGAACTGATCCTGAGAGAATCCCAGGAACCTGATTCCCTGGAATACGCAAAGAATATCAAGACATCTAGCAAGGCCTTGCTTTCCCTTATTAACGACATTCTTGATTTTTCAAAGATCGAATCGGGTAAACTGAACATCATTCCCACAGAATACAACCTGGGAATTTTGGTTAAGGATTCCTTCAACCTGATTGCTAACCGAGCAGAAAGCAAGGGACTGGAACTGCGAACAGATGTTGAACAGGCTGCGCCCTCGGTCCTGCTAGGCGACGAACCCCGTATCCGCCAGATTTGCAGCAACCTGCTGACCAACGCCATCAAATACACCAAGAGCGGTTCCGTTACGCTTCGCGTTTATACGACCATTGGCGAAAAAGACTGGATCAACTTGATTATCGAAGTCCAGGATACTGGCGTAGGCATTTCCGAAAACAATCTGAAGTACCTGTTTGATTCTTTTAGCCGAATTGATGAAAGGCTTCACCGCAATATCGAAGGAACCGGTCTGGGTCTGGCCATCACCAAGCAGTTGGTCGAACTGATGAACGGAACCATTCAAGTCGAAAGCATTGCAGGACGCGGATCCACATTCAAGGTTAGCCTTCCCCAAAAGATTGTTTCTGCAACGCCGGTAGGCGACATAAATGTTTCTGTTCAGGAAGAGGAACCTACTTACCACGAAGAGTTCCACGCCCCCAACGCCCACATCCTGGTCGTCGACGACGTATCTATGAACCTGAAGGTTTTCTCGGGACTTCTCAAGAAGACCCAGATGCAAATCGATACGGCCGTCAGCGGCGAAGAATGTTTGAAGATGGTTCGCGAAAAACAGTACGACCTGATTTTCCTGGATCACATGATGCCCAAGATGGACGGTGTCGAAACCTTCCGTCTGATGCGGTCTCTAGACAACATGAATCCTAATACGCCTGTTGTCATGTTGACAGCCAACGCACTGGAAGGCGCACGGGAACAATACCTGAGTGAGGGTTTTGTAGACTACCTGTCAAAGCCGATCCATGCCGACCAGCTTGAAAAAATGGTACTGAAATATCTACCGAAGAATCTTATATGTCGCGTCTAA
- a CDS encoding pyridoxal phosphate-dependent aminotransferase: MNRLNVRLSERLPNDLTPSPFFEELEKAKKESAPFIDMTVSSPVRVGLPVELDSAVDEARKQFGHWSPDASGWREARDAVAAYYRERGGRFTANQVIITASTSEAYSVLFKTFCNPGDAILTPMPGYPLLDTLAQLEHLECAPYFLKLIREKKTGLKTVRSLRQELSAHHAERSPQTPAECHAEQNVAPSHHAEQSPRGGVDASCLPESSAPQFRFVLDTDSLLAAPENARILLLVSPHNPTGHIVGLAEWNEIVRFCEENNLILVVDEVFGDYGFSDEVKRSWLYLRGGNRNGLGDGNINADFFDCGGNDIVFAPVNGPKCPIFWLNGLSKAVGAPQLKFGWMAFYAPRENFEEIRAALEFVEDAYLSASSCAQSLAAPLLARSADYEAQVRERLQNNWETLRAAFPGKYCPKVLGGWYAVLHLGDDDEELTLRLLREKRVLVQPGFFFDFEDDGWVVISLLQEPALFAEAVERMVEL; encoded by the coding sequence ATGAACCGTTTGAATGTTAGACTTTCTGAAAGGCTTCCCAATGATTTGACTCCCAGCCCCTTTTTCGAAGAGTTGGAAAAAGCGAAAAAGGAAAGCGCTCCGTTTATCGACATGACCGTCAGTTCGCCGGTTCGCGTGGGACTGCCTGTGGAATTGGACTCCGCGGTAGACGAAGCCCGCAAACAGTTCGGCCATTGGTCTCCCGATGCCTCGGGCTGGCGTGAGGCCCGAGACGCCGTTGCCGCTTACTATCGTGAAAGAGGTGGTCGCTTTACTGCAAACCAGGTCATCATTACCGCAAGTACCAGCGAAGCTTACTCTGTACTCTTTAAGACATTCTGCAATCCAGGCGATGCCATCTTGACGCCGATGCCCGGCTATCCGCTGCTGGATACGCTGGCCCAGTTGGAACATCTGGAATGCGCTCCCTATTTTTTGAAACTGATCCGCGAGAAGAAAACTGGGCTAAAGACCGTTCGCTCTTTACGTCAGGAACTTTCCGCGCATCATGCTGAGCGAAGCCCGCAGACTCCCGCCGAGTGTCATGCAGAACAGAACGTCGCTCCTTCGCATCATGCTGAGCAAAGCCCGCGGGGCGGAGTCGATGCATCTTGCCTTCCTGAATCTTCCGCTCCCCAGTTCCGCTTCGTGCTGGATACAGACAGCCTGCTGGCCGCTCCCGAAAACGCCCGCATCCTTCTGCTGGTTTCGCCCCATAATCCCACAGGCCATATTGTGGGCCTCGCCGAGTGGAATGAAATTGTTCGCTTCTGCGAAGAGAACAACTTGATTCTCGTGGTAGATGAAGTCTTCGGCGATTATGGCTTCAGCGACGAAGTCAAACGCAGTTGGCTGTATTTGCGCGGCGGAAACCGCAATGGTCTTGGTGACGGAAACATTAACGCCGACTTCTTTGACTGCGGTGGAAACGACATTGTCTTTGCTCCTGTAAACGGACCCAAGTGTCCCATTTTCTGGCTCAATGGTTTGAGCAAGGCTGTTGGCGCTCCGCAATTAAAATTCGGCTGGATGGCCTTCTATGCCCCCCGTGAAAATTTCGAAGAAATCCGTGCCGCCCTTGAATTCGTTGAAGACGCTTACTTGAGCGCTTCTTCTTGCGCCCAGTCTCTGGCGGCACCGCTGTTGGCTCGCTCCGCCGATTACGAAGCACAAGTTCGTGAGCGTCTGCAAAACAATTGGGAAACCCTTCGTGCCGCATTCCCCGGCAAGTATTGTCCCAAGGTTCTTGGGGGCTGGTATGCCGTGTTGCATCTGGGCGACGATGACGAGGAATTGACTCTTCGCCTACTTCGCGAAAAACGTGTGCTGGTACAGCCGGGATTCTTCTTCGATTTCGAAGATGACGGCTGGGTTGTAATTAGCTTGTTGCAAGAGCCTGCGTTGTTCGCCGAAGCGGTCGAACGCATGGTTGAGCTTTAA
- a CDS encoding alpha-glucosidase: MQRWKHTIAYEIYPSSFQDSNGDGIGDLNGITSRLDYLKSLNVGAIWLTPVYASPMVDNGYDVSNFYEINPLYGTMADMDNLIAQAHKRGIKIVMDLVFNHMSDQCEWFKESKSSRHNPKSDWFIWKDGVAGEPGTRPAPPNNWRGIFGGSVWEWNEERQQYYMHTFATQQPDLNWENPDVRQALFDIANFWIKKGVGGFRIDAIPYIKKPNGFESGTPDASDGLVSVHTMTVNTPGVLDFLQEFKKNVTQGKDVFTVAEANGVGPDDLKYWVGENGAFDMLFEFGHLHDVEIWCKPSPYGIMDFKKALLASQEATAKNGWYPAFFENHDKPRCVNNYFSERVAADPKLRVLAAKAMATLLLTLRGTPFLYEGQEIGMTNVQWNDLEKYDEINTKAQYKMALQEGFSHEQAMAFVNRFSRDNSRTPMQWNADANAGFTTGKPWLSVNDNYVEINVAAQESDPNSVLNFYRRLIALRSSNTDLDGGPFTALLPEHEQMMAYRRGDGTVVLVNLGETEVEYDGRLVENRKLLIGNYEGPFESSGVTRVLRPLEAVIYGM; the protein is encoded by the coding sequence ATGCAGCGCTGGAAACATACCATTGCCTACGAAATTTATCCCAGCAGTTTCCAGGACTCCAACGGAGATGGAATCGGGGACCTGAACGGCATTACCAGCCGGCTGGATTATCTGAAGTCTTTGAACGTGGGGGCGATCTGGCTTACGCCGGTGTATGCGTCTCCCATGGTGGATAACGGCTACGACGTTTCCAATTTTTACGAAATCAATCCCCTGTATGGAACCATGGCCGACATGGACAACTTGATTGCCCAGGCCCATAAGCGTGGCATCAAGATTGTGATGGACCTGGTGTTCAACCACATGTCCGATCAGTGTGAATGGTTCAAGGAATCCAAGTCCAGCCGCCACAATCCCAAGAGCGATTGGTTCATCTGGAAAGATGGCGTTGCTGGCGAACCGGGAACGCGACCGGCTCCTCCCAACAACTGGCGCGGTATCTTTGGCGGCTCCGTGTGGGAATGGAATGAAGAACGTCAGCAGTACTACATGCACACCTTCGCCACCCAGCAGCCCGACCTGAACTGGGAAAATCCCGACGTGCGCCAGGCCCTTTTCGACATTGCCAACTTCTGGATTAAAAAGGGCGTGGGCGGTTTTAGAATTGACGCCATTCCCTACATCAAGAAACCGAACGGCTTTGAAAGCGGAACCCCTGATGCAAGCGATGGCCTGGTCAGCGTTCACACCATGACCGTAAATACCCCGGGTGTCCTGGATTTCTTGCAGGAGTTCAAGAAGAACGTGACTCAGGGCAAGGACGTGTTCACCGTGGCCGAGGCAAACGGCGTGGGACCCGACGACTTGAAATATTGGGTAGGGGAGAACGGCGCCTTCGATATGCTCTTCGAGTTTGGCCACCTGCACGATGTTGAAATCTGGTGCAAGCCGTCGCCCTACGGCATCATGGATTTTAAGAAGGCTCTGCTGGCAAGCCAGGAGGCCACTGCGAAGAACGGCTGGTATCCTGCCTTTTTCGAAAATCACGACAAGCCCCGCTGCGTGAACAATTACTTTAGCGAACGGGTGGCTGCCGATCCCAAGCTGCGCGTGTTGGCGGCTAAGGCCATGGCTACGCTGCTCTTGACCTTGCGAGGGACTCCCTTCCTTTACGAGGGTCAGGAAATCGGCATGACCAACGTGCAGTGGAACGACCTGGAAAAGTACGACGAAATCAATACCAAGGCCCAGTACAAGATGGCCCTGCAGGAAGGCTTTTCCCACGAGCAGGCCATGGCCTTCGTAAACCGTTTTAGTCGCGACAATTCCCGCACGCCCATGCAGTGGAACGCCGACGCCAACGCCGGATTCACCACGGGCAAACCCTGGCTCTCCGTGAACGACAACTATGTCGAAATCAACGTGGCGGCCCAGGAATCGGACCCAAACTCCGTGCTGAATTTTTACCGTCGACTGATCGCCTTGCGCTCTTCCAATACCGATCTGGACGGGGGCCCCTTTACGGCGCTGCTCCCCGAACACGAACAAATGATGGCCTATAGGCGAGGTGACGGCACTGTGGTGCTGGTTAACCTTGGCGAGACGGAAGTTGAATATGATGGACGCCTGGTAGAGAACCGCAAACTATTAATAGGCAATTACGAAGGTCCGTTTGAATCGTCGGGCGTAACAAGAGTTTTAAGACCGCTAGAAGCTGTAATCTATGGGATGTAA
- the pgsA gene encoding CDP-diacylglycerol--glycerol-3-phosphate 3-phosphatidyltransferase, which produces MTEETILTEEKKSEVRLRTRIWSAMRAVVFLAVIAFIWLGMAKTACAFVGIALIMGWVNLYQLRSQEIEKPYYRLWLNFIDGMLSFTVLTSIFIRDLMQNDQAEKLLAVGCVVLLARTIAHTLFSLGVLREGKTLPRKRRWSKLSNISITVTMGVYLLNLEDYQQIAMVTSILLVLAATAAYAYWYYRDPAHRKPLSIASQLTMSRIVLTPFFLWVFFYDNDLNYSNNSLVFKTLSLVMVLGFMLTDFLDGHLARKMGEVSTLGKYLDPFSDKISNMTIFMCFIATGYAPVWMVAIIYFRESSVETLRTLAASEGLIMPARRSGKWKTALQGAGIVAILLGAIDPVRMMIPGFDSIWENFPQIVMGVITTVTVLSGVDYFVSSKHILKKFV; this is translated from the coding sequence ATGACTGAAGAAACTATCTTAACTGAAGAGAAAAAATCTGAAGTAAGACTACGCACTCGTATCTGGAGCGCTATGCGCGCTGTTGTCTTTTTAGCGGTCATCGCCTTCATCTGGCTTGGCATGGCCAAGACGGCCTGTGCATTTGTCGGCATCGCCTTGATCATGGGTTGGGTCAATCTTTACCAGCTCAGATCCCAGGAAATCGAAAAGCCCTATTACAGGTTGTGGCTGAACTTTATCGACGGGATGCTCTCCTTTACCGTTCTGACCAGCATTTTCATTCGCGACTTGATGCAGAATGACCAGGCGGAAAAGCTGCTGGCAGTAGGTTGCGTAGTTCTACTGGCAAGAACCATTGCGCACACTCTGTTTTCTCTTGGAGTTCTTCGCGAAGGAAAGACACTTCCCCGTAAGCGCCGCTGGAGCAAGCTTTCAAACATTTCTATTACAGTAACTATGGGTGTCTACCTGCTGAACCTGGAAGACTATCAGCAGATTGCCATGGTCACCAGCATCCTGCTGGTTCTTGCAGCAACAGCAGCTTACGCTTACTGGTACTACCGCGACCCCGCACACCGCAAGCCTCTTTCTATTGCTAGCCAGCTCACCATGAGCCGCATTGTTCTGACGCCTTTCTTCCTGTGGGTATTCTTCTACGACAACGACCTGAACTACAGCAACAACAGCCTGGTCTTTAAGACTTTGTCCTTAGTGATGGTTCTTGGCTTTATGCTGACCGATTTTCTGGATGGACATCTCGCCCGCAAAATGGGTGAAGTCAGCACCCTCGGAAAATATCTGGACCCCTTCAGCGATAAGATTTCCAACATGACCATTTTCATGTGCTTTATCGCAACAGGTTACGCACCCGTCTGGATGGTCGCGATTATTTACTTCCGCGAATCCAGCGTTGAAACCTTACGCACTCTGGCGGCAAGCGAAGGTCTGATTATGCCGGCCCGTCGCAGCGGTAAATGGAAGACAGCCCTCCAGGGCGCAGGCATTGTAGCCATTCTCCTAGGCGCTATTGACCCCGTGCGCATGATGATTCCCGGCTTTGATAGCATCTGGGAAAACTTCCCGCAGATTGTCATGGGCGTCATTACCACAGTGACTGTACTCAGTGGCGTAGACTACTTCGTTTCTAGCAAGCATATCCTTAAGAAGTTCGTCTAA
- the recN gene encoding DNA repair protein RecN: protein MLKQLSINGFTLISEAEVPFRQGFTAITGETGAGKSVLLKSLRVVCGDKAQGSFVRTGADKAVVEATFDISGEDDVRNVLKELELDDGNDELIIRREVLENGKGRARVNGSVVNLSDLQKLGEELIQMHGQSEQLLLRDTRTHAKMLDDYAGNGNLLTEYAGHWSAWNGIKSKIVETEEKAKNLAAQKDFLKFQFEELSKANLKEGEEEALEEKVNSASKVEAERRYLDEVQGILGGENGLLDQVQLLQAKMRTLAAKVPDYDEDLNALVEVADPFESICKDLMRLSPSAAVSAADIDRANARIAQIQKLKRKYRTDVAGLIELTEQRRTELDSLENLDADLEELERQANKEQAELNRIASLLTEARKNAAERYDSAVSEILHSLGMPKAEFKTSIEEQALTPNGADRIEFLLAPNPGEGFKSLQKAVSGGELSRMLLAIKSVMAELDRVPLLIFDEVDSGISGEVGNSIGDALRKLGKHHQILTITHLHQVASRAENQLAVSKKEIDGRTFTSVVELDRDGRIAEISRMLGGDSDTVREHAKQLLDENL from the coding sequence ATGTTAAAGCAGCTTTCTATTAATGGTTTCACCCTGATCTCGGAAGCGGAAGTTCCCTTCCGTCAGGGATTCACTGCAATCACCGGCGAAACCGGTGCTGGTAAGTCCGTTCTCCTGAAATCACTTCGCGTGGTTTGCGGAGACAAGGCTCAAGGGAGCTTTGTTCGTACTGGCGCCGACAAGGCCGTTGTGGAAGCCACCTTCGACATTTCTGGCGAAGATGACGTAAGGAACGTTCTCAAGGAACTGGAACTGGACGACGGAAATGACGAACTGATCATCCGCCGCGAAGTCCTGGAAAACGGCAAGGGCCGAGCCCGCGTAAACGGTTCCGTGGTCAACTTGTCTGACCTGCAGAAGCTGGGCGAAGAACTGATCCAGATGCACGGCCAGAGCGAACAGCTGCTGCTCCGCGACACCCGCACCCACGCCAAGATGCTGGACGACTACGCCGGCAACGGAAACCTGCTGACAGAATATGCAGGCCACTGGTCTGCATGGAACGGTATCAAGTCCAAGATTGTAGAAACCGAAGAAAAGGCCAAGAATCTTGCGGCCCAGAAGGACTTTTTAAAGTTCCAGTTCGAGGAACTTTCTAAGGCCAACCTGAAAGAAGGCGAAGAAGAAGCTCTTGAAGAAAAGGTAAACAGCGCCTCCAAGGTGGAAGCGGAACGCCGTTACCTGGATGAAGTCCAGGGAATTCTCGGCGGTGAAAACGGACTGTTAGACCAGGTGCAGTTGCTGCAGGCCAAGATGCGCACCCTGGCCGCCAAGGTTCCCGACTACGACGAAGATTTGAACGCCCTGGTTGAAGTGGCGGACCCCTTTGAAAGTATCTGCAAGGACTTGATGAGACTGTCGCCGTCTGCAGCGGTAAGTGCGGCAGACATCGATCGCGCCAATGCCCGCATCGCCCAGATCCAGAAATTGAAGCGCAAGTACCGCACCGACGTGGCAGGCCTTATAGAACTGACCGAGCAGCGTCGCACCGAACTGGATAGTCTTGAAAATCTGGACGCCGACCTTGAGGAACTGGAACGCCAGGCAAACAAGGAACAGGCGGAACTGAACCGCATCGCAAGCCTTTTGACCGAAGCCCGCAAGAACGCCGCCGAACGTTACGACAGCGCCGTCAGCGAAATTCTCCATAGTTTGGGCATGCCCAAGGCTGAATTCAAGACCTCCATCGAGGAACAGGCCCTCACGCCCAACGGCGCCGACCGCATTGAATTCCTGCTGGCCCCCAACCCCGGCGAAGGATTCAAGAGCCTGCAGAAGGCCGTTTCTGGCGGTGAACTTTCCCGTATGCTTCTGGCCATCAAGAGCGTTATGGCGGAACTGGACCGCGTGCCCCTGCTGATTTTTGACGAGGTGGACTCCGGTATCAGCGGCGAAGTGGGAAACAGCATCGGAGACGCACTCCGCAAGTTGGGCAAGCACCACCAGATTTTGACCATCACCCACTTGCACCAGGTCGCCAGCCGCGCAGAGAACCAGCTGGCCGTCAGCAAGAAGGAAATTGACGGCAGAACCTTCACTTCTGTGGTCGAACTAGACCGAGATGGGCGTATCGCCGAGATATCCCGCATGTTAGGGGGTGATTCCGATACAGTTCGCGAACACGCAAAACAATTGTTGGACGAAAACTTGTAG
- a CDS encoding CofH family radical SAM protein: MSRLTESEALDLFLNAPLEELCARANVEKERRHGKSVYWVNNRQINYTNVCILHCKFCAFSKIKKDSVTAYDWDYDTIRDKAAFAIEGGARELHIVGGLHPDHPFDYYIEMLRKLRVEFPKVNLKAFTAVEIAHFAKLSGQTPLQIMETLKGAGLDALPGGGAEILVQSVRDQICPGKETGEEWLDVHRAAHKIGIPTNATMLFGHIETPEHRIAHMKMLRDLQDEAPGFFAFIPLVYHPEHNALHSIVPNMTSQEDILRTVAVARLFLDNFPHIKAYWIQMGIETAMKALHSGASDLDGTIIEEKITHAAGAKVPVGMSPERMRQLILNEGLEPVERDALYERFS; the protein is encoded by the coding sequence ATGTCGCGTCTAACAGAATCCGAAGCTCTTGATTTATTTTTGAACGCCCCCCTGGAAGAACTTTGCGCCAGGGCAAATGTAGAGAAGGAACGTCGCCACGGCAAATCAGTTTATTGGGTGAACAACCGCCAGATCAACTACACCAACGTATGCATTCTGCATTGTAAGTTCTGTGCCTTCAGCAAGATCAAGAAAGATAGCGTTACCGCCTACGACTGGGATTACGACACCATTCGCGACAAGGCGGCTTTCGCCATTGAAGGCGGTGCAAGAGAGCTGCACATTGTTGGCGGCCTCCATCCGGATCACCCATTCGATTATTACATCGAAATGTTGCGCAAGCTTCGCGTAGAATTTCCCAAGGTCAACCTGAAGGCTTTTACCGCAGTAGAAATCGCCCACTTCGCCAAACTGTCTGGGCAGACTCCCCTGCAGATCATGGAAACGTTGAAGGGCGCAGGTCTTGATGCACTGCCCGGCGGCGGTGCCGAAATTTTGGTGCAGAGTGTTCGCGACCAGATTTGCCCGGGTAAGGAAACTGGCGAAGAATGGTTGGATGTACACCGTGCGGCACACAAGATTGGCATTCCTACCAACGCCACCATGCTGTTCGGCCATATCGAAACTCCGGAACATCGCATCGCTCACATGAAGATGCTCCGCGACCTGCAAGATGAAGCCCCCGGCTTTTTCGCATTTATTCCTCTGGTGTACCATCCGGAACACAACGCCCTTCACAGCATCGTTCCCAACATGACCAGTCAGGAAGATATTCTGCGTACGGTGGCGGTGGCACGACTGTTCCTGGATAACTTCCCCCACATCAAGGCTTACTGGATCCAGATGGGAATCGAGACCGCCATGAAGGCATTGCACTCCGGTGCCAGCGATTTGGATGGAACTATCATCGAAGAAAAGATTACCCACGCCGCAGGAGCCAAGGTTCCCGTGGGCATGAGTCCGGAACGTATGCGTCAGCTGATTTTGAACGAAGGTTTGGAACCGGTGGAACGCGACGCTCTTTACGAACGATTCTCTTAA
- the leuA2 gene encoding 2-isopropylmalate synthase LeuA2: protein MKCMMDCADQARKPFFYDVTLRDGNQALPKPWNNAQKKDVYLQLLKLGVQGAEVGFPASSEMDFESCKELAQLTAKMAEEGDEVAQKIVVAGLARCVPSDIQRCWEAVQYAPNPRIHTFLATSPLSMEHVLHMTPEQVKAKAVECVKLAKSLVGDRGTVEFSCEHFGDCLENMDFVIEVLKAVVEAGATTLNLPNTVERYRPMLYISQIKQVYDALPKNVTISVHCHNDLGMATAATLESFFVGATQMEVALNGLGERCGNTNFYEVAVGLHNSGVDTGLHLERIYETAILISQWSGINIYNRAPLIGAEAIVHRSGIHQDGASKTKDMKKGAYRPIDYSIIGRNQNDSLSFTSQSGRTAVYEIITKFGYKMSLAEAAELQPILKACSEKEGELSAERVLDVFREQRVNVNGRLVFNNIEVVPDENRFVFHFKKDKEPIIKSITAEGPIEAGLMLMREIGMPVELVKYRQVVVPEKDSMWAGRGLSRIVLKANGKEVEGRGVSSDTLKANMRALFGGVNLLYR from the coding sequence ATGAAGTGCATGATGGATTGTGCCGATCAGGCAAGAAAACCGTTTTTTTACGACGTCACTCTGCGTGACGGTAACCAGGCTCTGCCCAAGCCCTGGAATAACGCCCAGAAGAAGGACGTTTACCTCCAGTTGTTGAAGCTGGGTGTGCAGGGGGCCGAAGTGGGTTTCCCGGCTTCTAGCGAAATGGATTTTGAATCTTGTAAGGAACTGGCCCAGCTCACCGCAAAGATGGCTGAAGAAGGTGATGAAGTCGCCCAGAAGATCGTGGTGGCTGGTCTTGCCCGTTGCGTCCCCAGCGACATTCAGCGCTGCTGGGAAGCGGTCCAGTATGCTCCCAATCCTCGTATCCACACCTTCTTGGCAACTAGCCCCCTCTCCATGGAACATGTGCTGCACATGACTCCGGAACAGGTGAAGGCCAAGGCCGTGGAATGCGTGAAGTTGGCAAAGTCTCTGGTGGGTGACCGCGGTACCGTGGAATTCAGCTGCGAACATTTCGGTGACTGCCTGGAAAACATGGACTTTGTCATTGAAGTTTTGAAGGCCGTGGTGGAAGCGGGGGCAACTACCTTGAACTTGCCCAACACCGTGGAACGTTATCGCCCCATGCTGTACATCTCCCAGATCAAGCAGGTGTACGATGCTCTGCCCAAGAACGTGACTATTTCTGTTCACTGCCATAACGACCTGGGCATGGCAACTGCCGCTACCCTGGAAAGTTTCTTCGTGGGTGCAACCCAGATGGAAGTGGCCTTGAACGGTCTGGGTGAACGTTGCGGCAATACCAACTTCTACGAAGTGGCTGTGGGCCTGCACAACTCCGGTGTAGACACTGGCCTGCATCTGGAAAGAATTTACGAAACCGCCATCCTGATTTCTCAGTGGTCCGGTATCAACATCTACAATCGTGCTCCGTTGATCGGTGCCGAAGCTATCGTCCATCGTAGCGGTATCCACCAGGATGGCGCCAGCAAGACCAAGGACATGAAGAAGGGTGCATACCGCCCCATCGACTACTCCATCATCGGCCGTAACCAGAACGATTCCCTCAGCTTCACCAGCCAGAGTGGTCGTACCGCCGTGTACGAAATCATCACCAAGTTCGGTTACAAGATGAGTCTGGCCGAAGCCGCCGAACTGCAGCCCATCTTGAAGGCTTGCAGCGAAAAGGAAGGCGAGCTGAGCGCCGAACGGGTTCTGGATGTTTTCCGCGAACAGCGCGTTAACGTGAACGGCCGTTTGGTGTTCAACAACATCGAAGTTGTTCCCGATGAAAACCGTTTCGTGTTCCACTTCAAGAAGGACAAGGAGCCCATAATCAAGTCCATCACTGCCGAAGGTCCCATTGAAGCTGGCCTTATGCTCATGCGTGAAATCGGCATGCCGGTGGAACTGGTGAAGTATCGCCAGGTGGTGGTTCCTGAAAAGGATTCCATGTGGGCTGGTCGCGGTCTCAGCCGTATTGTGCTGAAGGCCAATGGCAAGGAAGTGGAAGGCCGCGGTGTTTCTAGCGATACTCTGAAGGCTAACATGCGCGCCCTGTTCGGCGGTGTGAACCTGCTGTACAGGTAG